Proteins found in one Aneurinibacillus uraniidurans genomic segment:
- the serA gene encoding phosphoglycerate dehydrogenase → MFKVLVSDPLSEFGIQKLLDAEDVQVDRKTGLSEAELIEIIGEYDALLVRSQTKVTPAIFEAGKKLKAVGRAGVGVDNIDLAAATNAGVVVINAPDGNTISTAEHSFAMIMALARRIPPAYKKLVDGEWDRKSFTGVELNNKVLGVVGLGRIGAEVAKRGKAFNMKIMAFDPFLTQERADKLGVQFSTLEEVVMNADFITVHTPLTKDTKYIINTKEFEKMKDGVRIVNCARGGIINEQALIAALESGKVAGAALDVFEQEPPLDNPLLKMPQVVVTPHLGASTVEAQENVAIDVSEEILHILHDEPFKNAVNLPSIPANVMEKVKPYFDLNEKLGSLIAQTAVGGLKEVIVTYSGDLTDIDTAALTRTTLKGILAYHLGAAANYVNAPNLAKNRDIHVTEQKSTYSGGFSNLVTVTLKTSQEEKTVAGTLLNGYGPRIVKIDGYSVDLLPQGHLLLVHHNDRPGAIGRVGTILGNNNVNIATMQVGRRGVGGQAIMLLTVDKEVSPDVLDTLGELSEITSVTQLEL, encoded by the coding sequence ATGTTTAAAGTACTAGTAAGTGATCCATTAAGCGAATTTGGTATCCAGAAGCTGCTCGACGCAGAAGATGTACAGGTTGATCGTAAAACTGGCCTGTCTGAAGCAGAACTGATCGAAATTATCGGCGAGTATGACGCGCTGCTCGTTCGCAGCCAGACAAAAGTAACTCCAGCTATTTTTGAAGCTGGTAAAAAACTAAAGGCCGTTGGTCGTGCTGGTGTAGGTGTTGATAACATCGACCTCGCTGCTGCAACAAACGCAGGTGTTGTTGTCATCAACGCTCCAGACGGAAACACAATCTCTACAGCTGAACACTCTTTTGCCATGATTATGGCACTTGCTCGCCGCATTCCACCAGCTTACAAAAAACTCGTTGACGGTGAATGGGACCGCAAATCATTCACAGGTGTTGAGCTGAATAATAAAGTACTCGGTGTCGTAGGTCTTGGCCGTATCGGTGCAGAAGTCGCAAAACGCGGTAAAGCGTTCAACATGAAAATCATGGCATTTGATCCGTTCCTTACTCAAGAGCGTGCTGACAAGCTTGGCGTACAGTTCTCAACGCTTGAAGAAGTCGTGATGAACGCTGACTTCATCACTGTTCATACACCACTAACAAAAGATACAAAATATATCATCAACACAAAAGAATTTGAAAAAATGAAAGACGGCGTTCGCATCGTAAACTGTGCACGTGGTGGTATCATCAACGAACAAGCACTCATCGCAGCGCTTGAAAGTGGAAAAGTTGCCGGTGCAGCTCTCGACGTATTCGAACAAGAGCCACCATTGGATAACCCGCTTCTGAAAATGCCGCAAGTAGTCGTAACACCTCACCTTGGTGCTTCTACAGTTGAAGCGCAAGAGAATGTAGCGATTGACGTATCAGAAGAAATTCTGCACATTCTGCATGATGAGCCATTCAAAAATGCTGTAAACTTGCCATCTATCCCGGCTAACGTGATGGAAAAAGTAAAACCATACTTCGACCTGAACGAAAAGCTTGGTTCTCTGATCGCTCAAACAGCGGTTGGCGGCTTAAAAGAAGTGATTGTAACATATTCCGGTGATCTGACAGATATCGATACTGCAGCACTGACACGCACAACGCTGAAAGGCATTCTGGCGTACCACCTTGGAGCAGCTGCAAACTATGTAAATGCGCCTAACCTGGCGAAAAATCGTGACATCCATGTAACAGAACAAAAATCCACATACAGCGGTGGCTTCAGCAACCTTGTAACGGTTACATTGAAAACAAGCCAGGAAGAAAAGACTGTGGCTGGTACACTGCTGAACGGCTACGGCCCACGCATCGTGAAAATCGATGGTTACTCAGTTGACCTGCTGCCGCAAGGACACCTGCTGCTCGTTCATCATAATGACCGTCCGGGCGCTATCGGCCGCGTAGGTACAATCCTTGGCAACAACAACGTAAACATCGCAACCATGCAGGTTGGACGTCGTGGCGTTGGCGGACAGGCAATCATGCTCCTGACTGTTGACAAAGAAGTAAGCCCGGATGTACTTGATACACTCGGTGAACTTAGCGAAATTACAAGCGTAACACAACTTGAACTATAA
- the lgt gene encoding prolipoprotein diacylglyceryl transferase: MIDLHQYITYIGSFPIRSYSLLFVLAIILGTGFTVTLAKLQKKDHLAEHVLNLLIPLMIGALIGSRFWTVFFFDWGFYSQHPEEIIAIWHGGLSIQGGIVGAIVVGIWYVRKHSLSFWEMADLCAPGLILGQSIGRDANLMNGDAFGDPTGSNFGILYPEGTLARDRYGDQPLWPAEVWEGQMDVIIFAILMILMQKKLKRGYLFLAYNILYNTGRFVLEMLRGDSPRYLFHWTAAQWTSISAILISLAIGLYFHFISPHGQGREAA; the protein is encoded by the coding sequence GTGATTGATTTGCATCAATACATCACCTATATCGGATCGTTTCCGATCCGCTCGTACAGCCTCTTATTTGTTCTAGCGATTATTCTTGGCACAGGATTTACTGTAACATTAGCCAAGCTGCAGAAAAAAGATCATCTTGCTGAACATGTACTAAACTTGCTGATTCCATTGATGATTGGAGCTTTGATTGGCTCAAGATTTTGGACTGTATTTTTCTTTGACTGGGGATTTTACTCGCAGCACCCGGAAGAAATCATTGCGATTTGGCATGGTGGATTATCCATCCAGGGAGGAATCGTAGGAGCTATTGTAGTCGGAATCTGGTATGTGAGAAAACATTCGTTATCTTTTTGGGAAATGGCCGATTTATGTGCTCCGGGTCTTATTCTTGGACAAAGCATTGGGCGAGATGCTAATCTCATGAATGGGGATGCTTTTGGAGATCCGACAGGAAGTAATTTTGGCATTTTGTATCCCGAAGGTACACTTGCAAGAGATCGATATGGAGATCAACCACTGTGGCCTGCCGAAGTATGGGAAGGACAAATGGATGTTATTATCTTTGCTATCCTAATGATTCTCATGCAAAAAAAACTAAAACGCGGCTATTTATTTCTTGCTTACAATATTCTGTATAACACAGGGCGATTTGTATTAGAGATGCTTCGTGGTGATTCTCCACGGTATTTGTTTCACTGGACAGCAGCACAATGGACATCCATAAGCGCCATTCTTATTTCACTAGCAATCGGTTTGTATTTCCATTTTATTTCTCCGCATGGGCAAGGTAGGGAAGCGGCATAA
- a CDS encoding HAD family hydrolase, whose product MFRTILFDVDGVLLSEERYFDASALTVWEMLYSQNYTGLTTEAFEPAPEEAIIRRVRAEVFDNDNVLNFVKTRGINANWDMVYLTYSYHLIALLAKVAETNSAAVKEILTAQINRDAINRIRELAAGVAFEIDYAAFVTDFEKSTAEKQGLLLYLNDIAQEKTGVTTDVFSRNSELWDLCQETFQEWYLGDRLVVDSIGREAFQKGKKGFLDDEIPIVEPAQMAEVLAELKKRGYTLGIGTGRPRIETVEPLKAMGLLQYFDENRVVTASDVLDAEKRYPERAPLAKPQPYCYIKGMLGMECDDADCFALALPIENGDEVLVVGDSVADYMAARSIGCKFAATLTGLSGQEARAKFEELKADYILDDMRGILTIL is encoded by the coding sequence ATGTTTCGTACCATTTTGTTTGACGTAGATGGCGTACTGCTAAGCGAGGAGCGCTACTTTGATGCATCCGCGCTAACCGTATGGGAGATGCTGTACAGCCAAAACTACACAGGACTTACAACAGAAGCATTTGAACCGGCACCGGAAGAAGCGATTATTCGCCGCGTCCGTGCAGAGGTGTTTGATAACGATAATGTATTGAATTTTGTAAAAACACGCGGCATTAATGCGAACTGGGATATGGTATATCTGACATATTCCTACCACCTTATTGCTCTTTTAGCAAAGGTTGCAGAGACAAATTCAGCAGCCGTAAAAGAAATTTTGACTGCACAGATCAACCGTGATGCGATCAATCGCATTCGTGAGCTGGCAGCAGGTGTTGCGTTTGAAATCGATTACGCAGCATTCGTAACGGATTTCGAGAAGAGTACAGCAGAGAAGCAAGGTCTGCTGTTGTATTTGAATGACATTGCCCAGGAGAAAACAGGCGTTACAACGGACGTCTTCTCTCGCAACAGTGAGCTGTGGGATTTATGTCAGGAGACGTTCCAGGAATGGTATCTCGGTGACCGTCTAGTTGTAGATTCAATTGGCCGTGAAGCGTTCCAAAAGGGCAAAAAAGGCTTCCTGGACGATGAGATTCCGATTGTTGAACCAGCGCAAATGGCAGAAGTGCTTGCCGAACTGAAAAAGCGCGGCTACACGCTCGGCATTGGTACAGGTCGTCCCCGCATTGAAACGGTAGAGCCGCTCAAAGCGATGGGATTGCTGCAATACTTTGATGAGAATCGCGTTGTGACAGCAAGTGATGTTCTGGATGCAGAGAAGCGCTATCCAGAGCGTGCGCCGCTTGCGAAACCGCAGCCGTACTGCTACATTAAAGGGATGCTTGGTATGGAATGTGACGATGCGGACTGCTTTGCACTTGCCTTACCGATTGAGAATGGGGATGAAGTGCTCGTTGTCGGGGACTCGGTTGCCGACTATATGGCTGCACGCAGCATTGGCTGTAAGTTTGCGGCGACACTAACAGGCTTGTCCGGTCAGGAAGCGCGTGCGAAGTTTGAAGAGTTGAAAGCAGATTATATCCTTGATGATATGCGAGGAATTCTGACGATTTTATAA
- a CDS encoding SDR family oxidoreductase: MEFQSLQNRIALITGASKGAGRAMCLLFAEEGATVYAAARSTELLDELVQEAVGLEGRIITAPCDVTDGTAVEQLIQRIIDEQGQIDILINNAGLGHFGAIHELTEAQWDEMMNVNLKGVFLCTKYVAPHLIQQKHGHIINISSIAGTVTFPGGGGYCTTKFGLMAFTDILTQELKSHNVKVSVICPGSIQTYFGGTDPKDYALHPKDVAQIAYQMAAAPEHVILNQVIMRPVVPQAKL; the protein is encoded by the coding sequence ATGGAGTTCCAATCATTACAAAATCGGATTGCTCTTATTACCGGCGCCAGCAAAGGAGCAGGACGCGCGATGTGTCTCTTGTTTGCGGAGGAAGGAGCGACCGTATACGCAGCAGCACGCAGTACCGAATTATTAGACGAGCTTGTACAGGAAGCCGTCGGTCTTGAGGGGCGAATTATTACGGCGCCATGTGACGTAACAGATGGTACAGCTGTCGAGCAACTAATTCAGCGTATCATAGACGAACAGGGACAGATTGATATTTTGATTAACAATGCAGGACTCGGGCATTTCGGAGCGATTCATGAGCTGACGGAAGCACAGTGGGATGAGATGATGAATGTAAACCTGAAAGGCGTGTTTTTGTGCACGAAATATGTCGCTCCACATCTGATTCAGCAAAAACACGGACATATTATTAACATCTCAAGTATCGCAGGAACCGTTACTTTCCCAGGTGGAGGGGGCTACTGCACAACCAAATTCGGCTTGATGGCGTTCACTGATATTTTGACACAGGAACTAAAATCGCATAACGTTAAAGTATCTGTCATCTGTCCTGGCTCAATCCAGACATACTTCGGCGGCACCGATCCGAAAGATTATGCGCTGCATCCGAAAGATGTCGCACAGATTGCCTACCAGATGGCTGCCGCACCCGAGCATGTCATTTTGAATCAAGTGATTATGCGTCCGGTTGTGCCGCAGGCGAAGCTTTAA
- a CDS encoding peptidylprolyl isomerase, translating into MKKWLTLCMMATLVMILAIGCSQQPQAQTPQNTQTPTPQDVPKPAKQWSKAPEMKINPNKKYFAHFDTSKGKFTVELYAKDEPITVNNFVFLAKEKYYDGNVFHRIIRDFMIQSGDPTGTGAGGPGYEFNDELPNKHKHKKGTLAMANRGPNTNGSQFFIGTGPQVDILNQQQYDKYVVFGEVTSGLDVVEKIAATPVKESPTGEKSLPTEKVVINTITIEEK; encoded by the coding sequence ATGAAAAAATGGCTTACTTTATGCATGATGGCCACCCTCGTTATGATACTTGCCATCGGATGCAGTCAACAACCACAGGCACAGACGCCGCAGAATACACAGACACCAACACCGCAAGATGTACCGAAACCAGCCAAGCAGTGGAGCAAGGCTCCTGAAATGAAGATCAACCCAAATAAAAAATATTTCGCACACTTTGATACATCCAAAGGAAAATTCACAGTGGAACTGTATGCAAAAGACGAGCCTATAACTGTGAACAACTTTGTTTTCCTTGCTAAAGAAAAATATTACGACGGGAACGTATTTCATCGCATTATCCGCGACTTCATGATACAAAGCGGCGATCCAACTGGAACTGGCGCTGGCGGGCCAGGGTATGAGTTCAATGATGAACTCCCAAATAAACACAAGCACAAAAAAGGAACACTGGCAATGGCTAACCGTGGTCCAAATACGAATGGAAGCCAGTTCTTTATCGGCACAGGCCCGCAAGTTGATATATTGAATCAGCAGCAGTATGATAAATATGTCGTTTTTGGAGAAGTAACATCAGGGTTAGATGTTGTTGAAAAAATCGCAGCTACTCCGGTCAAAGAAAGTCCAACCGGAGAAAAAAGCCTCCCAACAGAAAAAGTTGTCATTAACACTATTACAATTGAAGAGAAATAG
- a CDS encoding hotdog fold thioesterase — protein MQETMMGALGIEITDITPERVVGTMPVHNATHQPFGMLHGGASVALAETLASMGTWNLIDQETEAAFGLEINANHVRSKQDGIVTGVATPLHKGRTTMIWEIKITDEADKLICVSRCTVAVVKQRQK, from the coding sequence ATGCAGGAAACAATGATGGGGGCGCTTGGCATCGAGATTACCGACATAACACCGGAACGTGTAGTGGGAACGATGCCGGTACATAATGCAACTCATCAGCCGTTTGGTATGCTGCACGGTGGAGCATCGGTCGCACTTGCCGAAACGCTGGCGAGTATGGGAACGTGGAATTTGATTGACCAGGAGACGGAAGCGGCATTTGGCCTAGAGATTAATGCGAACCATGTCCGCAGCAAACAGGATGGGATCGTGACAGGGGTAGCGACGCCACTCCATAAGGGGCGGACGACGATGATCTGGGAGATTAAAATCACAGATGAAGCCGATAAATTAATTTGTGTATCGCGGTGTACGGTAGCGGTGGTGAAGCAGCGGCAGAAGTAA